The Dreissena polymorpha isolate Duluth1 chromosome 4, UMN_Dpol_1.0, whole genome shotgun sequence region aaaCCCCAAGGCTTAAAGGTTTAATATTCAAAGGTTTATAAGATCATATAGTCAGTGGTCCTACATGTGTTTGTTTAATCGTGCCTCTGTTTTCAAATTTGATCAAACTCAAAAGTatcatgatttttatgcccccggatggaatgatcgggggtatattgtttttggcctgtcaacttgatacttggcatgcatgtgtatctcatggagctgcacattttgagtggtgaaaggtcaaggtcatccttcaaggtcaaaggttaaatatatggcttcaaagcggcgcaatagggggcattgtgtttctaaaaaacacatgtcttgtttttttatagatttgtGTATCAAAGTTAACTGAAAAGTCTCAAAAGGACAAGACCCAGTTGTGTAAATAATTGTAGGTAACTTTGTGTGGACTAGTGGTCCACTTCTACCGGTTTATTACAATTAAGCCCTGTAGTCAAAAGTAGCCCCAAATCAGGGGTCTCGAGCATGGTACCACTGTGCTACAGTTTCTCAATTGAGTGTTCAGTGATGCTCAGGTTTCTATTGATTTTACAAGTTGCAAATTATTTTTTCCAGTCTCTCATTCTGTAAATTAATTATTTGGGTACCTTTAAACTCTGattcaattatgtttataattaccTTTGCTGTACCATTTTCAGATCTTTCTCCTGCTTTTCCTGTTTGCAAAGCGCCAAATAATGAGATTCACTTTAAAATCCCGCAGGGGCCCTTACGTCTCGATAGGCTCAAATGTTCCAAAGGTAAATGATGGTTTGTTTTTTTGTCTGCAAGAACAgagcccgtattcaccaaccgattcttagacttaagaataaagaatagacttggaaccaagaaaaatgtgttcagtgtttgaatatatacaggcctccactggtgattatgtcattaacaaaatgttctatatgaagaataatatagatagagatgtttactgcagagtttgactcaaaattaaagaaattcttgaatattctgatttaaagaattttctttattcttagactttagTCCAAGTATTGTTTGGTGAATAAGGGCCCCGAGTATGATCAGACTAGCGTTTTAGTTTTTTCAGTAATTCAATTAAAGGAAGAATATTACTTGAATATCTCTCCAGCAAAAACCAGACACTCACTGatatgcataaaatattgaagaaCCTAAATGCTGAATACGTAATTCCACTAAATTGTTGTTATGTAGTCATTGTTATGTTGTCATTTGTCTCATGACTCATGTGTACAAACAAAATCAAGCATGATTGTATGCTACAATTCAAGCAtgtaatatatgcatataaagtCCAGAAGTATGGCTATAAAGTCATTTGGGCTGTAAACACTGTAACAGCATGATATGTTTGTTTGGCAAGTACCTAGTTGTTTTCACATTTTTCTAGGAACTTCGCACCGAGATATTTAGACGCATCAACAGAGTACCAGATATAAAACATGAGCCAAAATTGGTTAATCCTGCTATCGAAGCTTTAGCAAAATCAGGTACATGTACTTGAAGCATAGTTTCAACACTGTTGCATTAAACATTTGTAACATTAACATTCAATAAGCAATTCATCAAACACCACCTTTGAAAATAAACTTGCacaataatgtttataaatatgtatttacatgtgataaaTGTTAACACAACTGCATGTTTACTACACCACTATAATTGAGTTTAGTTTGTCAGCAATTGTTACCGGCAGCGCATCATTATTATAACCCTctatctctgattcaagtaggccAGTTGCTATGTATGTGCACTTAGTAATGGCAAACCAGTTTACCCATGAACAGTTTTTTAGTTACACTTACTGTTGTTATATGAGTGTAATACTGTTGAATACGCAAAAAAATCCcaactaaaaacaaaaacatttctaCAAACAAATTCAGAAGGGGGAAATACTTTTGTCTTTATGTTGGTAGGTCTGCATAGTATTTCTTGTCTTCAAAAACACTTtttcaaatcttttttttatatatatccaAGTCCTAAAGactttgttttcttaaaaagtaTTAATGTTTGACAATGGACCAGAGgccaaattatttcaataagatGTGAAAACATTTAGAACTGCATCAAAAGGGTAGGTGTGGGTAGTAATTACCTCTATTGGTAACTCTAGATAcatatgaattgtattttattcTGCATTTCAGGAGACAACAATTTCTATTATAGAATGAAGGCCATGGATGCTTTCTCAAGATTCGGTAAATAATCTCGTGCTTCTGCTATCACATTTTCTGTTTTTTCATAGAATTTATAACGACATTGTCTTTTTGCCTCCGATTTTATACTAAAAATatgcttaatatttaagaaataatatattatttaaagttattaaaCAGCCTTTAGTTGTGAGTTTGAAGTTCTGATTCATATAATGACAAGAGCACTAGCCTTgtttgtttagtaaatgcatgtCAACATTACAAAGAATTCAATAATACAAACTTTTTCAATGGTTTATTTATCTTTATATCACCCGCCGAAGGAGAAGGGATATAGCATTGGTGTCCACCGTTTGTCacaaaatttattatttatttttggcgggggatataatTTTTACGAATCtgcttgttttttaatttgttgcaattaatttaaaatcagAGCCTAATTTTACTATGCTGCACTTATGGTAGTTACTTCGTTTTTcatagtttattaaacaattcatCAACTGCGAACTTGTtcttttttagctcggcgtttttggagaaaacctgaggtattgtcatagccagctcgtcgtgtcgtctgccgtccgcgtcgtgctaaaaccttaacattttgttaaggttttgaacattggctctaaaatcaaattgcttccacctacaactttgaaacttcatttgtagatgcaccttgatgcaCCTACAAACCACACCcaatttttggtcactaggtcaaagggaaaggtcactgtgaccttaaaaaaaaaatctgacaagctttcatttattcaaaaccacacccgtagccgagcgtggcatccgttatgcggtgcgcTCGTTTATATCCACAACAGCAAGAACCatgttaaaatgttcattttgcaatttttaaccaggttttccgaaggaagaaaaaactggttattagattggcgaatgtcggctggtgggctggcgggcgggcggaacaagcttgtccgggccataactttgatGTTCATTGTGAGagtttgaaatcatttggcacatttgttcaccatcattggatggtgtgtcgcacaaaagaattgtgtcaatatctcaaaggtcaaggtcgccacgactaaaaatagatttattttgaaacaaagggggttaattttaaacaataagttcagtttgacttgtctccatttatcagacttttttttcaaattggaaacctggttttgtgacaattttgtacCTTGTTCTCTATTACTTCAAAAGGATTTcttaaatatcaaaatgaaaGTTTAGCTATGGTTATTTTCACATTAAGTTATGTTGCTGTTGTAATACCAGACGATTGTTTACGTCTTGAGATGTCGAATGCCTGTCGTCACCCCAGTCAGAGTGTGCGAGACTACCTGACCTTGATCTACCCCATGTATCTTACCACGGCACCCTCTCACCTCGTGAACAACTTCATCAACATGTACGAACATGCTCGACACAGGCCTGAGGTTGGTAGCAATCATGCTTACATGGTATAAAATAGAATGGCGGcaaaattttaattgtttcttaGAAATGTTATATAAAACTTCTTTTACTTAAACATAGATATTTGAATACCTATGGTAACTGGAACAAATCTCGCTGTCATGGAAAAATCATTcatacattaaaatgaaaattatcacCTTTCACTCCAGTATTTATAACTGGGTaattcaaattcatattttggtCCTTGTTTATATTGAAGTTACCCTCCATAACTCCATAATTGAATTATGACATGGAAACCTTGATAACTTAAACCATTAATAACACTTGTTTTTTATCATCCATGTGCAATCTCAAGCCATGTTCATTCAAAAATGCAGTCATAGGTAAAGAATAGCTTGATACCAtgtgaatatttttatattgtgatATATATATCTGTTTAAAGTGTTTACTCATTTGAAATACTCACAACAAAATTACCTAACTCAAAGGCCAAAATGTGCACTCTTGAAATGTTAAAGAAAGCCCTATATAGTATGCAACTGCATCTACCACAAGAGGGCATTTAACTTCATCAAGTATTGGCAAGAGAACATTAAAAGTCTCATTTGGTAAATAAGGGGCAAATCCATTTCAATAGCAAGCTACTGTACACAGTCCCAGTAATCTTCAAAAGTAAAATCGTTAAATTTGTATAATGTTTGTGCTTCAAGTTCCAGGAAAGTATTTAAAATTATTCATGTAAGGTGAACAAAACATAAAGGCTTgttataaacattttgaatattaGTTTAGTTTTCCAAATTGTTTACGCACATGGCTATTGCTAAAAGTGAATTATGCCACTGCTGTTTGCAGATGTTTGGAGAGGATCAGTTCAACCAGTACGAATCGGCCTTAAATGAAATAGTCAACCAGTAAGTCAGAGATTGCTTTCTGGATATCCCTATACTTTAAATAACCTGTACACATTCGAATATGCAGTGTTTGTTCACAAGATAATAAACAAGATAAAGGATTTCTTTCTCAAAGTAAATTTTGTTCATTTGAAAGCCAAAAAGtgttgcatattatgtaatttctttataaaaacctgttattTTTCAGCTTGGAGCGAGGAATCCATCTGAGGAAAGAGGAAGGCCGTGAGGATGCCAGTGCTTTTCCACTAGCAGACACGGACGTAAAAATAAAATCTCGAGGTATGGGCAAGTCCAAGACCTCCATTCCGTATAACCACATGGTGTCAGACAAAAGCATGAGTCGCGGGCAGACACGCTACCGGACACGGGCTAATAGTAGCGAGCAGGCTGGACTGTTGGAGAGCGCACCCTCTAGTCAGCGCAGCAGCATCGAAGGGCTCGTCACAGCGCGAGACAGCTCCGAGGAGAATATTCGCCTCGTTGAAGTAAACATGAACACCATGCCAGAATTGTGATCAACTCGGGCAAAGTTGTTCAACTCGGGCAAATTTGTCCAACTCGAGCAAATTTGTTCAACTCGGGCTAATTTGTTAGGAAAGATATTTGTTGATATAAATCGTTAATGATaactgtgtttttattttctatGGCTTATCATTTGATAGTTTTTGGTGATGTAAAGTTGAAAATAATTACAGGTATAATATTAATAACATGCTTTTGTATGTCATATGAACAACAGTGTCCATTTGACAATGTCCCAAATAAGCACAAATTATAGACCATTTCTGCAGTATTTAACTTAAATTGCCTGTAAAGTAATTTAACTTGTGCTTTTACTTTTATACAACCGGGTCGTGGTGATATTTTGAAATCCAGCAGGACTTTCAGTCTTCCTTGCGGGAACGCTGCAGTTGTGGACGATTAATATGAATAAGTTCTtgtgcaatatatgtacatatcTGTTTATTTTAATGTACTTGTATGTGAATACATAGATCTAAAAATAAATTGTCCTCTTTATCATACTGTAGTATGCAGCAGGAAAAAAAGACATGCCTTTCGTGTCATTAATTTGCTACACATAGTTATATGATGGGACGAGAACCAAAGTTTGTAATGTTGTGTTTGAAGCTCATTTAATGTTGCAGAATGGTGCCACCTAGCAAGGCcgtacattttgatttattacaGTGTCTATCTGGGTATATTCCAGTATTAATACAAATTAGTCATTAATCTGGTCACACAGATgaccaaaacaacaacattgaaaagGTAAGAACTATTAAAACAAACGTCTTCAAAGGCATTCAGAAATGCTGGGGCATTTCATTACCCCCTCACACAAAATTGGCTCTCTTGAGTCAATTAACAAATGTCAATGTATGTTAATCATGAATGAAAgttttcatatttatgccccccttcaaagaagagggggtatattgttttgctcatgtcggtcagtcggttggtccgtccaccagatggtttccagatgataacacaagaacgcttcggcctagaatcataaaacttcataggtacattgatcatgactggcagatgacccctattgattttcaggtcactaggtcaaaggtcaaggtcacagtgactcgaaatagtaaaatggtttctggatgataactcaagaatgcttaggcctaggatcatgaaactttataggtacattgatcatgactggcagatgacccctattgattttcaggtcactaggtcaaaggtcaaggtcacagtgactcgaaatagtaaaatggtttccggatgataacacaaaatgcttacgcctagaatcatgaaacttcataggtacattgatcatgactggcaaattacccctattgattttcaggtcactaggtcaaaggtaaaggtcacagtgactcgaaacagtaaaatggtttcctgatgataactcaagaatgcctacgcctatgatcatgaaacttcataggaacattgatcatgactggcagatgacccctattgattttaaggtcactaggtcaaaggtcaaggtcatcgtgacaaaaaacgtattcacacaatggctgccactacaactgacagcccatatggggagcatgcatgttttacaaacagcccttgttaaatacttatttttttaacttttataaataaacatctaaattaaattttgaaataatttattaacaGTACATTAACTGATTGTCAATATGAACTATATTCTGAGAATGTCATTTCTTTACAGATTTTGCCACACTTTTTATAGGAGGCTGATTTTCCTTGCGACTCTTTCTGGTTAAGGTCGTCGCGTATCTGGAGAACCCCTTTAGTGATCCTGTATAGAAGGTCGGTTTGTTTGTCCTGCAGGCGGTTCTGGCGGCTCATCTCTCTTGTGATGCGTTCCACCTCGGAGGCCATCTTTTGAAGGTTGCGCAGGATCTGCGTCGGCCGTTTCACCCTGGGACCTCTTAGGTTTATTGAGAGGTTCTCAGACCGGTTCAGGTGACAAGTTGCCAACATGTTAGGTGACTGGCCAGTGCTCTCGTGGGGAGTTGCTCTGTAGGCTCTGGCAAGGCTGCCCATTCTGCTTGCTCATCCGCAATGTAGGCCCTAATAAGTTTTAAGATGGAACGATGAAATCTTTCCACTTGGCCATTCCCTTTTGGGTTATGTGGGCTTGAGCGGCTCTTTTTTAAATTCCAAACAGAGAGCACATTTGTCGGAAAAACTTGAATGATGAACCCTAGTCTGAATGAATAGTGAGAGGGGTCCCCCAACGGGAGACAAAATTTTCTACAATTTTCTCCGCGCACTCCTCTGCTGTGTGCATTTTGACGAGGATTACCTCAATATACTTGGTGAAGTGATCGGTCATCACCAAGATTTGACTGTTACCAGCGGTAGTCACTGGGAGAGGGCCAACAAAGTCCATTGCTAACATATCCCATGGACCTTCTGTCTGTAGATGCCCCATAGCAGCCGTAGGTTTCTTGTAGGGAGTTTGGTCTCTCTCGCAGACATCGCAGGCTTGTATATTTAACCTGATATCAGTTTTGAAATGAACCAGTGGAATGACTTTACTAACATCGCCTTGTCTTTTTAACACCTTGATGTCCAGTAGTAACTGGGTCGCGTGATTGGTGTACAACTGCCTCTCTGATAACCTTTGGCGTTATGAGCTGCAACGTTTCAGAGGCTGGCAAATCATCCTTTCTATGGCAAAATAGCACTCCATCTTTTAACAATAGCTGATCCCAGATTACCCAGTAATGCCTTGTTTCTGGGCTTTGATTGGTCATGTCAGCACTGTCTGTTTTTTGCCAGAGTTGACGGCCCTTGCAATAACGCCAATATCGCTATCGGCATCCTGCATTGTTGCTTTCTGTTCTTATGTGTACTGGCTACTCCAGAGTTTGGATCGTAGCACCGCTCGTATGGCATCCTTTGTCGCTAAGTTGTTTGACTCTGCTTCATGCGATACGTCATCCTGGGGTTTGCTAAGTAAGCCTCGAAGTTGAGCCACCATTACTGCTGCCCTTTTCCTACATTTGGTGCAAGGCCCACACTTGAGCGGCTCGCCGGTGTCAACTAGAGGACAGTCACAATATTCCGGCCCTTCACATCTCGAGAGAGCATCACAATGTGGCTGCTTCAATCCGGAGCGGTACTCACTTGCGAAAGCATAAGTGGCCAATATGGCAGTCCACCTAGCTATTTTGTCCCTCTGCTCCTTCATTTTTAATAGCCAGACAAGAGCTTGGTGATCGGTCCTGACAGTGAACCTTCAGCCAGATACTGGCAGAAGTACTGTACATAGTATACTACTACAAGTAACTCCTTCTCAGTGAAACAGTAGTTCCTTTCAGATCTGCTTAGCGCTCGACGGGTATACGCAATTACGCGCTCCCGGTTCTCTTGGAGCTGTGCCAAAACCGCGCCGATGCCGACTCCGGATGCATCTACATCCAAGTAAAACATCCCTCCTGCTTCCGGGGATAACCTATCACCTCGGGACTGACCAAGGCTTGATAAACTGCACTGAACGCATATTCCTGCGCCTCCTTCCACTCAAACTTCACATCTTTACGCTTCGACACCTTAGCAAAATCTCTGATGAAGCGGCGGTAGTAGGCCTGGCCCACGGGGAGAAGCTCATTTGATTAACCCCCTTTCTCAGCAGATCCTCTAATGCCCCCTTCTCCTTAGCGGCATATGCGAGTGGCACGCAGTGAGGCCTCTGTTTTATCGGTGCAGCCGCTCCAGTGTTAATTGGGTGTTCAGTTAGATGTGTTAGTCCCATTCATTTGTTGAACATGTATTCAGGTACTTTATCAATAATGCAGCGACTGCGTCTATTTCAGCTTTTGTCTTTCCTTTAGTATACCTTTCTAAGAGAGATTTTAGATGAGTAGGCACCTGACTTACTTCTTTTGTTTTAGTCAACTTGGCGCATTCGGTTAAAGTATCCGACTGACTGGTCACAACTCTGCGTACCGCAAAGAAATTTCTTTCCTCGTTATCGTTTTCTTTGCTTGACAGCACTGACACCACTCTATCAATCTTTTCAGCGTCACCAATGACAGCATCCTTACGTAATTTAACTTCGGTTGTGAATGGGTTTAACAGCCTTATCACACAAGTTGGGGACTGGTTAATGTTGACAAGGGTTGAGGCCATTTACAAGGGGTATCTCTCTTTGAAGTGCTCTGTTGGCTCAACCACATAATCGCTGGTCGGCCCTGTTTTCCTCTTAGTATAACGTATCCTAACAGAGCCCCGCCCTCGATATCCGCCACAATCGCATCCTGGATCAGATTAACAGGACCTAAGCACAGCTCTAACTTGCCTAACCTGCTTCTTTGATGGGGGCGCCTCCTGCCCATATCAAACTGGCCGTCTTATGTAACACAGGTCGATTCGCTGGGACCGATTGATCAAATACTCTCTTCGAGACAATTGTCCTAGTCGCACCTGTGTCGGTTGTAAAGATGACGGGTATATTATTTACGTTCCATTTAATATACACCCCATCAGCAAGCTGCCTATGTATCTCTTACCTAATTATCTCTTTCTCTCTACCCAAGAACTCTTCAGATTTGCTTGTGTGGCCTATCTCTCCCTCttctcgtttaaaggaagactgcTTTGCCCAAACTCTGGCTCTGTATGAACTACCTCGCTCTTTATTTCACCACTTAGGCATTCTCGAGCAAAGTGCCCTTTGCCATGGCAGCGGTAGCATTCAACATCTTTCATGCTTCTTTTCTCCCCGCTTATTTTCATCGACCTACCTTCAAGGTTTTCCAAACGCTTCAAAATTTGCTGCAAAATTTATCCACTGTCACTAGACGTGTCCTGTTTAGGACTCTTAGGTATGCATTAAAGATGCAAAGGTCTTAGTAAACCGTATGTCTGTTgtgttctttaaaacaaaatatgttatataaagaTATGTGTcgttatgaatatatatcgttgacTTGTAATTAtaactgcataatacaacacttAGTGTATATATATACTATACATTTACGTATTTACTTGAATTGGTTTGTTTGAATATCATATATTATAGTGTATAGTCTGACCATTTGTCTAGCGTTACCCTCAAGGTAAAATGGCTTGAAAAAGTAATtgttataaatgattttactCACCACTGTTTTGtaatagtttgtttagtttttatacgcccgtctatgacgggacgtattatggtataccccgcgtctgtccgtccgtctgtccgtccgtccgtctgttaatgtcgtacgctacgtcaaatatcctttgacagattttcttcaaattttaacacaatcttaatattgataaaccctgatcccctttcgtttttgacggaattctgaattgtcgttccagagttatgggactttgttcgtcaaaatttcgtgatttcattgaatgtcctactgtagctcaaatatccttcgatggatttttttcaaatttcaacacaatcttaatattgataaaccctgatcccctttcgtttttgacggaattctgaattgtcgttccagagttatgggactttgttcgtcaaaatttcgtgatttcattgaatgtcctaccgtagctcaaatatccttcgatggatttttttcaaatttcaacacaatcttaatattgataaaccctgatcccctttcgtttttgacggaattctgaattgttgttccagagttatgggactttgttcgtcaaaatttcgtgatttcattgaatgtcctaccgtagctcaaatatccttcgatggatttttttcaaatttcaacacaatcttaatattgataaaccctgatcccctttcgtttttgacggaattctgaattgttgttccagagttatgggactttgttcgtcaaaatttcgtgatttcattgaatgtcctaccgtagctcaaatatccttcgatggatttttttcaaattttaacacaatcttaatattcataaaccctgatcccctttcatttttgacggaattctgaattgtcgttccagagttatgcgactttgttcgtcaaaatttcgtgatttcattgactgTCCTACCGTATCGGATTTACCATGTTACAATGTTAAATTATCAAGTATTCACATATTCAACTGGATGAGATTTGACTGGAAAATTGGAATTCCATACACACATACTCAAATGGGTgagttgaacatatttttttgacaaatattccaGCTGTCTTCTGccaactgaagtaaaaaaatgattcaaagggttatttattaccttactacttcattggcgaacgacgggcgtatcatgcgctcatggcgcagctcctcagttgtCAAATGGAATAAacgtacatgtaaatatgtaacGTATCGATTTCTATCAAAGTGCAAGGCAAAATATCATGtataaatcaatattaacaaTAAACGTCAACATACGATGTTTTGACgttttctttgtacatgtatatataaataaagttaCCCTGTTATTAGAATATGTAAAACGAACGGTTGGAACACAACAGAAGATAAGAATATGAGATAAGTATCTCGATCAGACGAGAGGTACACCTTTTCGGCAAAACTGCTGAACTAAAGACAAGAATTCTCGTTAAAAGATAGACAAGATACAATAAATCGAGAAGGGGCgtgaaatgaatattttgttgCAAAAGCTCTGAACGAAAGATATGCAGTTTTATTACGGAAAAAGACAAGTATATTTAAGAAGATTTACACATGGATTGCATTGTATTCCCAAAACAAAGCAAACCACTCACTGCTTTCATTATAAGTATTGCATTATAACACGTTCAATTGACGTGTGATGTTTTCAAGGCAATTTTGTAGACCTTGAAGAAGTTTTTACAGGCGCACACAAATACATCAAAAACATATTTGATGGCAAATACTATTTGGGCAGTGTCTCTTGTAAACTATAATACAAGTTTAtcatatattttatgttgtttcaattcaaagGGTTAAGTGTCTTTTTAAGAAGTGTACATTGTATTCACTAAAATGCATCTCGTTTACAGTTAACAATTAATTGAATGATTGCATTTACGAATAACGATTATCATGTTGTGAAATAGTATGTTACctattttatatttgaagacGATTATCGCTTATTTCCTTTAAGACaaattacataaatattgttATACTTCCCAAGTAACAACGAAAAGCATTGTATCAATTCTGAGcatttcgacgtatcaatttctCGTTTTTTAGACGTTGCTCGTTTTTAGACCATGTACACTGTGTAAGTAATACTTGATTATTTATGACTTTGATTCAATACTCAGCATTTTGCCAAACCATGCGTAAAACGTTTTTAGACATACTTGTTTATTTTTAGCAGAACAGAAAAGAACAAATCTTATTTATGTTTCGCATATCACATAATGCAATGAATAAACAcgtcattctcctagcagagctgtcgttcgtgcctcaacatacgtGAATGTAATGAAACGCAGTGTAAGAGATCGCAA contains the following coding sequences:
- the LOC127876460 gene encoding protein C1orf43 homolog isoform X4, yielding MVDVLSKLSVVSVIWIIAAGFLIFLLLFLFAKRQIMRFTLKSRRGPYVSIGSNVPKELRTEIFRRINRVPDIKHEPKLVNPAIEALAKSGDNNFYYRMKAMDAFSRFDDCLRLEMSNACRHPSQSVRDYLTLIYPMYLTTAPSHLVNNFINMYEHARHRPEMFGEDQFNQYESALNEIVNHLERGIHLRKEEGREDASAFPLADTDVKIKSRGMGKSKTSIPYNHMVSDKSMSRGQTRYRTRANSSEQAGLLESAPSSQRSSIEGLVTARDSSEENIRLVEVNMNTMPEL
- the LOC127876460 gene encoding protein C1orf43 homolog isoform X2, which produces MLSVRCSTKMVDVLSKLSVVSVIWIIAAGFLIFLLLFLFAKRQIMRFTLKSRRGPYVSIGSNVPKELRTEIFRRINRVPDIKHEPKLVNPAIEALAKSGDNNFYYRMKAMDAFSRFDDCLRLEMSNACRHPSQSVRDYLTLIYPMYLTTAPSHLVNNFINMYEHARHRPEMFGEDQFNQYESALNEIVNHLERGIHLRKEEGREDASAFPLADTDVKIKSRGMGKSKTSIPYNHMVSDKSMSRGQTRYRTRANSSEQAGLLESAPSSQRSSIEGLVTARDSSEENIRLVEVNMNTMPEL
- the LOC127876460 gene encoding protein C1orf43 homolog isoform X3, coding for MLRCSTKMVDVLSKLSVVSVIWIIAAGFLIFLLLFLFAKRQIMRFTLKSRRGPYVSIGSNVPKELRTEIFRRINRVPDIKHEPKLVNPAIEALAKSGDNNFYYRMKAMDAFSRFDDCLRLEMSNACRHPSQSVRDYLTLIYPMYLTTAPSHLVNNFINMYEHARHRPEMFGEDQFNQYESALNEIVNHLERGIHLRKEEGREDASAFPLADTDVKIKSRGMGKSKTSIPYNHMVSDKSMSRGQTRYRTRANSSEQAGLLESAPSSQRSSIEGLVTARDSSEENIRLVEVNMNTMPEL
- the LOC127876460 gene encoding protein C1orf43 homolog isoform X1 codes for the protein MIYVVFSVRCSTKMVDVLSKLSVVSVIWIIAAGFLIFLLLFLFAKRQIMRFTLKSRRGPYVSIGSNVPKELRTEIFRRINRVPDIKHEPKLVNPAIEALAKSGDNNFYYRMKAMDAFSRFDDCLRLEMSNACRHPSQSVRDYLTLIYPMYLTTAPSHLVNNFINMYEHARHRPEMFGEDQFNQYESALNEIVNHLERGIHLRKEEGREDASAFPLADTDVKIKSRGMGKSKTSIPYNHMVSDKSMSRGQTRYRTRANSSEQAGLLESAPSSQRSSIEGLVTARDSSEENIRLVEVNMNTMPEL